In one window of Flavobacteriales bacterium DNA:
- a CDS encoding saccharopine dehydrogenase family protein, giving the protein MSKVLIIGAGGVGQVATYKCAMNPGVFTEIVLASRTKSKCDKIAADIKAQLGVSIQTDQVDADNVAELIALFKKHQPKLVVNLALPYQDLTIMDACLATGTHYMDTANYEPKDEAKFEYKWQWAYQEKFKQAGLTAILGCGFDPGVTGVYAAYAAKHHFDEMHYLDIVDCNAGDHGKAFATNFNPEINIREVTQKGKYWENGQWVETEPHEIHMPLNYPNIGPKESYLIYHEELESLVKNFPTIKRARFWMTFGQEYLTHLRVIQNIGMARIDPIIYEGKEIVPIQFLKAVLPNPGDLGENYKGETSIGCRIKGIKDGKEKTYYVYNNCSHEIAFKETGTQAVSYTTGVPAMIGAMMFLTGKWGGAGVFNVEQFDPDPFMEQLNKQGLPWHELHNVDLELN; this is encoded by the coding sequence ATGTCGAAAGTTCTGATTATCGGTGCCGGTGGGGTTGGACAAGTCGCCACTTACAAATGCGCCATGAATCCCGGTGTTTTCACTGAGATTGTTCTTGCCAGTCGTACTAAATCCAAGTGCGACAAAATTGCGGCTGATATTAAAGCGCAATTGGGTGTGAGTATTCAAACCGATCAGGTAGATGCCGATAATGTGGCGGAATTGATCGCATTGTTTAAGAAGCATCAGCCAAAATTGGTGGTTAATCTTGCATTACCTTATCAGGATTTAACCATAATGGATGCTTGTCTCGCAACAGGTACCCATTACATGGATACAGCCAATTATGAGCCGAAAGATGAAGCTAAATTTGAATACAAATGGCAATGGGCTTATCAGGAGAAATTCAAACAAGCCGGATTAACGGCTATTCTGGGTTGCGGATTTGACCCAGGAGTTACAGGTGTATATGCAGCTTATGCAGCAAAACATCATTTCGATGAAATGCATTACCTCGATATCGTAGATTGTAATGCAGGTGACCACGGTAAGGCTTTTGCTACCAATTTTAATCCTGAAATCAATATCCGTGAGGTGACTCAAAAAGGTAAATATTGGGAAAACGGACAATGGGTAGAAACCGAACCGCATGAAATTCACATGCCCTTGAACTATCCGAATATTGGTCCCAAAGAATCCTACCTCATCTATCACGAAGAGCTGGAGTCGTTGGTGAAAAATTTCCCGACCATTAAGCGTGCGCGTTTCTGGATGACATTCGGTCAGGAATACCTAACCCATCTCCGCGTTATACAAAACATCGGAATGGCGCGTATTGATCCTATCATTTATGAAGGAAAAGAAATCGTTCCGATTCAATTTTTAAAAGCCGTTCTTCCTAATCCGGGTGACCTTGGTGAAAACTACAAAGGAGAAACTTCCATTGGTTGCAGAATTAAAGGAATAAAAGACGGTAAAGAAAAAACGTACTACGTTTATAACAATTGCTCGCACGAAATTGCATTTAAAGAAACCGGAACGCAAGCCGTAAGTTATACTACCGGTGTTCCTGCTATGATTGGTGCAATGATGTTCTTAACCGGAAAATGGGGTGGAGCAGGTGTGTTCAATGTTGAACAATTCGATCCGGATCCGTTCATGGAACAATTAAACAAACAAGGATTGCCTTGGCATGAATTGCATAATGTAGATCTTGAACTGAACTAA